CTTTATTCCTATCGTGATTTACCAATTCGGATGGCAGAGTTCGGTCAAGTTCATCGTCACGAATATAGTGGTGCATTAAATGGAATGCTTCGGGTCCGTACATTTTGTCAAGATGATGCTCACATCTTTGTTCGTGAAGACCAAATAGAAAATGAAATTAAGCAGGTCTTTGGTTTAATAGATCAAGTGTATCGTACGTTTGGCTTTGATTATTCGGTAGAGCTTTCAACTCGTCCGGAGAATTCATCAGGTGATGATCATCTTTGGGAAATCTCTGAAGGGTCATTAAAAAAAGTACTGGATGATTTAAAAATAGATTATCAGCTAAATGAAGGGGACGGGGCCTTTTATGGTCCGAAAATTGATTTTCATATTAAAGATGCTTTAAAACGAAGTCATCAGTGCGCTACGATTCAGCTAGATTTTCAAATGCCTGAGAAATTTGATTTGACTTATATTAATGAAAACAATGAAAAAATTCGTCCTGTTGTTATCCACCGTGCCATTTATGGCTCTATTGATCGCTTCTTTGGTATATTAATTGAACATTTTGCAGGAGCATTTCCTGTTTGGCTGGCACCGACACAAGTACAAATAATTCCTGTTTCACAAGTTCACATCGAATACTGTCTCAAGGTTCAATCCGAACTGAAACAACGAGGAGTAAGAGTGGATATTGACGATAGTGATCAAAAGCTTGGGTATAAGATAAGAGAGTCGCAGATGAAGAAAATCCCCTATATTTTAGTCTTAGGGGACAATGAATTACAACATGAAGCAGTAAATGTTAGAAAATACGGAGAAAAACAATTACAAAGTATTCCATTTGATGAGTTTAAAATGAACATTGAAAAGCAAATAGAAGAACGTAGTCTTTAAACAGGATAAATTTATGTAGGAATTCTTCCATTTATTTGAGCATCTTCTTAAAAAATAGTAGTTATTTGGTTATTATTCACTACTCCACTCCAGTGTATATCAAAAGAGGGCGAATAAATTAGTAATGTTCTGGTAACTAATCGCCCTCCGATATATAACTAGACCTTTAGCGAGCCTCGAAACCCTCTTGCAGCATAATAGGATTCGGCTCCGTTATGATAAATAAAGACGTGACCATAGCGAAAATCACAAAATAGTGCACCGCCGAGATCTCTAATATCCGCAGGGGTTTGTACCCAACTGGATGATTTCTTATCAAAATCTCCATGTTTTTGTAACTCTCGATATTGATCTTCGGTCAAAAGTTCTATTCCCATAGAAGTGGCCATATCAAGAGCGTTATTTTCAGGTTTATGCTTCTTTCTAGACTCTAGTGCTTCACGATCATAACAAACACTTCTTCGACCTTTAGGACTTTCCACTGAACAATCATAAAATATGTATTCATCTGTCTCCTTATCGAATCCTATAACATCTGGTTCACCCCCTGTTCTTTCCATTTCATTGAGTGACCAAAGCTTTTCGGGATGAGCATCTAGTTTTTCTTGAATTTTTGCCCATTCCATACTTTTGTGTCTATTCATATTTTTATCAAAGCGGACTTTTAATACTTCCATCATTTCTTCCCTTTGTTCTAGTGATAATTCCTTTTCCAAATCTTTATTCCTCCTTCTTCTTTAAACGGTAATAAGACAGTATCCGATTATGGTGCTGTTGATCTCCAATAAACGTAAATCCAAGTTTATGAAGCACATTTTTTGAATGACTATTATTAGTACGAACCCGTGCAAAAACTTTTTTGACCTTAAGAGAATGAAACGCATATTGAACAGCTGCATTTCCTGCTTCTGTTGCTATCCCTTTCCCCCAATACTTTGGATCAAGAAGGTAAATGAGCTCTATCTCTTGTGAATCATCTATATATCTTAAACCGCAATGACCCAACATTTCATTGGTGCTTTTGCTAATCAATGCCCAAACTCCAATGTTATGTACTTCCCAATGTTCTATTATTCTGTTTATGTATGAGGTAGATTCTTCATACGACATCCCTTTTCCTAACCCTAGCCATTTACCGACTTCATCTTTTTGTACAATTTTGGAGAACATATTGATATCCTCTTGTACAAATTTTCTCATATAGATTCTTTCTGTATTGATTATTTCGTTTCCTTTATTATTACAAATATGATCAATCTTCACTGCAACACTTTCCTTTACTGCACTTTTATATATTTTACCATTCAGATATACTAAGAGGGAAGGTGCAGGGAGGTTTGATTTAATCACATCCAAAATGGAAAACGTCAAAATTCAGGTTAGACCCTCGAATTCAGAGACCCATAAACTAGGATTACCTGTTTTATCGAGCGTTATTGAAAATTGTAAATAACTATGGTCAAACGAGAACCACTTACAACATAACCTAAGTGGTTTTTATATTGATTGTAGGTATTTTTGTGTCATTATTCCTGTGTTAAAAATGGGTGCGAATGTAATGAATAAAAGTAGGTTTTTCATTGGAGAACTCATTTGATTGGATATGTTGAGGTTCATTTAAGTTAAAGCAATGAAAAGCAAAGAAGTTACAACCGGAAAATTAGTCTGCTTTTTAAGGACTTGATCATTTTCTCACTCCTGACTTGGATTACTATAATTTGACAAATGTTGTATGATAATAAAAGGAAGCGAAAAGTTACTCCTGTACTTTATGAAAATAGAGTTGATAACTTCAATGGTGTTTTCTATATTTTATTAGAATAACTCTAAGAAATTTAAAGAAAGAAAATAAAACTTCGTTTACAAGGGTTATAATACCGTAGAAATACTGTTAATATGTTTAAAAATGGATTTTTTTTTAGGAGAGAGAGATGTGGAGAATTTTGTATCGTTTTGTTTGCTAATTATATTGTTGATTATTAATATACTTTAAATGAGCAAATTCAGATCAAAAAAATTCCATTAAATTAAATAGAAAAAGACATGACCACTAACTTGGGTTAAAATTAAAGCTCCAACACCATAACCCTAACCAAGGAGTGTTCATGTCCAATGACTAGATTATCACATCAAGAAAAAATCCACAATATTTTAGAGGAATGGCGTTTACCACTTTATTTTTCCAAGCCGTCTATGAACCATCTTGTTTCTATGATTGATGGGATGCTGAGTTTCGGTTTCACAGGAAAGATATCGCAAATTCATGCGCTAAGCTTTTGTAAAAAACATCGTACAACATTAAGCTATTTTTTAAATAAAGGTGCTTGGGACGAAACCTATTTAAATCAAATTACAAAACAAAAAACCGCCCAAACCATTCACAAAAACGCAAGAAAACAAAAGGAACCTGTATTCCTTCTCTTTGATGACACCATCGGACAAAAGACCAAACCTTCGTCACAGGCTCAGTCTCCTATTGAATCTTGTCAGTACCATTTTTGTCACAAAGAAGGAAAACCTGTTTACGGACATCAAGTCGTTGGAATGATGATGCAAAGCGGGGATTTAGCGTATCCCTATGATTTCGCCCTATATAACCAATCGAAAGAAAAGAGTAAAATTCAAATGGCCGTTGATATGATTGACTCTTATGTAAAGCGAACTGTATCAACCTATATCCTTTGTGATAGTTGGTATACCTCTAAACGTATCATTGAAGCTGGACTAGGGAAAGGAATTCATACGATAGGAGCTCTTAGAAGCAATCGCATCTTTTTCCAAAAGGCGAGCGAAAACAAATCAAACAGTTTGTTCCCGATATTTCAATGGAAGAAACCGACCTTGTGACCGTTGGTGATGAAACCTATCGAGTCTATCGTTACGAAGGAAAACTGAATGATTTAGAGCTTGGTGTTGTATTGCTTTGCTTCAAAGAAGGCGAACCAATGGAGCCTAAAAACGTACGCAGCTTCCTATGTACAGATATACAGCTATCCACAAAGAAAATCTTAGACTACTACTCCAAACGATGGTCAATTGAAACGTATTTTAAACAAATAAAAGGATCGTTAGGTTTTGATGGATATCAGATTCGCAGTGAAAAAGCGATCTTGAGATATTGGACAATTTTAAACTTCACCTATATTTTCGCAAGCCTTTTAAAAGGCACAAAATTTTGCGAAGCTCTCCATGAAATCAGGAATCAAAAGTTTGGTAGCATCATTAGGTTTGTATATGATCAAGCAACTCAAGGAGAAGAACTTGAAAAGATTAAAAAAGAGCTTTTAGTTGCCTAGGGTACTTGTCATTTCATTTTTGTTGGTAATTTTTGTATTGATTTTTACTCAATTAGAGTAATATATTGAAAAACAAAAGTATATTAAAAGAGATGACATCCTTTCAAATTATAGGTGTAGGGGTATCATACTTAATATATATTTCATTAGTCATAATAGGTATATACATGTTTAGTTGGATTGGAAGAGGTATTAACAATCATCTCTTAAAAGAAACCGTTCAATTCATTGTCTTTTTATTAATACTCTATTTATGTTCAAAATTTATAAGCAAA
This portion of the Bacillus carboniphilus genome encodes:
- a CDS encoding DUF4256 domain-containing protein, which produces MMEVLKVRFDKNMNRHKSMEWAKIQEKLDAHPEKLWSLNEMERTGGEPDVIGFDKETDEYIFYDCSVESPKGRRSVCYDREALESRKKHKPENNALDMATSMGIELLTEDQYRELQKHGDFDKKSSSWVQTPADIRDLGGALFCDFRYGHVFIYHNGAESYYAARGFRGSLKV
- a CDS encoding GNAT family N-acetyltransferase, which translates into the protein MKIDHICNNKGNEIINTERIYMRKFVQEDINMFSKIVQKDEVGKWLGLGKGMSYEESTSYINRIIEHWEVHNIGVWALISKSTNEMLGHCGLRYIDDSQEIELIYLLDPKYWGKGIATEAGNAAVQYAFHSLKVKKVFARVRTNNSHSKNVLHKLGFTFIGDQQHHNRILSYYRLKKKEE
- a CDS encoding transposase, coding for MTRLSHQEKIHNILEEWRLPLYFSKPSMNHLVSMIDGMLSFGFTGKISQIHALSFCKKHRTTLSYFLNKGAWDETYLNQITKQKTAQTIHKNARKQKEPVFLLFDDTIGQKTKPSSQAQSPIESCQYHFCHKEGKPVYGHQVVGMMMQSGDLAYPYDFALYNQSKEKSKIQMAVDMIDSYVKRTVSTYILCDSWYTSKRIIEAGLGKGIHTIGALRSNRIFFQKASENKSNSLFPIFQWKKPTL
- a CDS encoding transposase yields the protein MTVGDETYRVYRYEGKLNDLELGVVLLCFKEGEPMEPKNVRSFLCTDIQLSTKKILDYYSKRWSIETYFKQIKGSLGFDGYQIRSEKAILRYWTILNFTYIFASLLKGTKFCEALHEIRNQKFGSIIRFVYDQATQGEELEKIKKELLVA